The Pseudomonas viciae genomic interval CGGGAGTAACCGCTGTCGAGCATATGGATGTCGGCGATGGCGGTGGCGGTTTCGGGCATGACGGCAGATCTCCTGGGCGAGGCTCGGTAAGGCCCCGCTCTTATTGAGTACGAACCCAATAGGCTCGTGATCGTTCCTACATGCAAAGGACATTAGCAGCGCATTTGTCCTACTGCCACGCTGGCCCCCTTCCGACATGTCAGCTAGCATCGCAGTTTTGCCAGGACAGCCGACCATGAAGATCGTCTCCTTCAACATCAACGGGCTGCGCGCCCGTCCCCATCAGCTGGCGGCGCTGATCGAGAAGCACCAGCCGGACGTGATCGGCCTGCAGGAAACCAAGGTCCACGACGAACAGTTCCCCCTGGCCGAGGTTCAGGCCCTGGGTTACCACGTGCATTACCACGGGCAAAAGGGCCACTACGGTGTCGCCCTGCTCTCCCGTCAGGCACCGTTGAGCCTGTACAAAGGCTTCGAGGGCGACGACGAAGACGCCCAGCGGCGCTTCATCTGGGGCACCTTCGCCGATGCCAACGGCGTGCCGGTGACGATCATGAACGGTTATTTCCCACAAGGTGAAAGCCGCGACCACCCGACCAAATTCCCGGCCAAGGAACGTTTCTACAGCGACTTGCAGCAACTGCTGGAAAGCCGCTTTAGCAACGACCAGCCAGTGGTGGTGATGGGGGATGTGAACATTTCCCCGCAAGACTGCGACATCGGCATCGGCCCGGACAACATGAAGCGCTGGCTGAAAACCGGTAAATGCAGCTTCCTGCCGGAAGAGCGCGAGTGGATGGCCCGCCTGAAAAACTGGGGCCTGGTGGACAGCTTTCGCCACCTGAACCCGGACGTCACCGATCGCTTCAGCTGGTTCGACTACCGCAGTCGCGGTTTCGAGGACGAGCCCAAGCGCGGCCTGCGCATCGACCTGATCCTCACCTCCCATGGCCTGCTGCCACGGGTCAAGGATGCCGGTGTGGACTATGAGCTGCGGGGCATGGAAAAACCTTCGGACCATGCGCCGATCTGGTTGGAATTGAGCTGATTTCAAGGCGCACACCATCCCCTGTGGGAGCGAGCTTGCTCGCTCCCACACATGATCGGCCTGACATTAGTCCTGAGTCGCAACCCTGTCACCTTTCAGTAACCTGATTGACTTAATCTTCCGGCACTTCCCAAGGTTCAGAAGGTGCCGGCATGCGGCTGCGCGTTGTTTTTTTCATCGGCCTCTGGCTGCCGCTCGCAGTCTGGGCCAGCGGCTTGCCGGTTCCCGAACACGGCCCTGCCCTGCGCCTTCAGGGCTCCAATACCATCGGCGCGGCACTGGGACCGGCCTTGGTCAAGGGCTTGATGGTCGAGCAAGGGTTGCTCAAGGTCAGCGCCGAAATCACCGGTCGGGACAACGAACAGCGGATTATCGGCCAGACCGCTGACGGCCGGCGGGTGGAAATCGACATTGCTGCCCACGGTTCCAGCACCGGGTTCGCCGCCCTCAAGCAAGACAGCGCCGACCTGGCCGCCTCTTCCCGGCCGATCAAGGACAGCGAGCTGAAGGAATTATCTTCCCTCGGTGATCTGAAAAGTCCCACCGCCGAGCAGGTCATCGCCATCGATGGCCTGGCGATTATTCTTCATCCACAGAACCCGTTGCGTCAGCTCGATACCGTACAACTGGCGCGAATATTCAGCGGCGAGGCGAAAACCTGGGAAGCGGTCGGCAGCGTCGGCGGCCCCATTCATCTCTACGCCCGGGACGAACAGTCCGGCACCTACGATACCTTCAAGGAACTGGTCCTTAGCCGACAGGGCAAACGGCTGGATCCTTCAGCGCGGCGCTTCGAATCCAGCGAACAGTTGTCCGACGCCGTCAGTCAGGACCCGCAAGGCATTGGCTTCATCGGTTTGCCTTACGTGCGCCAGGCCAAGGCCCTGGCGATTGTCGACGGCGCTTCCCAGCCCATGTTGCCGTTGAACAATCTGATCGCCACCGAGGATTATCCCTTGTCCCGCAGGCTGTTCTTTTACCTGCCCCCTCAACAAACCAACCCGTGGGCCGAGGCGCTGGTTGAATTCACCCAAAGCGACCAGGGACAGGCCATCGTCGCGGCCAATGGGTTCATCGCCCAAACCGTCCAGGCCATGGCCGTCACGCCGAATGCGCTGATGCCGGAGGGGTATCAGGCCCTGAGCCGCCATGCCCAACGCCTGAGCGTGAATTTTCGCTTCGAAGAAGGCAGCGCCAACCTCGACAACAAGGCCCATCAGGACCTGGGCCGGGTACTCGACTATATAAAGCAACATGGCAAGCTCGACCGGCGCGTGACCCTGGTGGGGTTTGGCGACGCCAAGGACGACCCGGCGCGCGCGGATCTGTTGTCCAAATTGCGGGCCATGGCGGTGCGCCGTGAGCTGGTCAAATACGGCGTGGCGCTGCGGGAGGTACGGGGGTTTGGGGCATTGATGCCGGTGGCGGCCAACAGTGAGGATGAAGGCAGGGTCAGGAATCGGCGGGTGGAGGTTTGGGTTTACTAACAGTCGAAAGCCTGCGCGGCCTTTGTGGCGAGGGGATAAATCCCCTCGCCACAAAGGCTTGATGTTTATCCTGTTAATTTCGGTGTAGGACCAAGCTGCCTCGCCTTGCGCCGTTGCCTACAACTACGCCAGAATCCGCCGGCTTGTGCGCCTTGGGGTCGGGCTTTATCGTTTTCCGGTCGCTGACGAATCAGCGATCGGGTTTGGTAGCCCGGGTTGTCGGTGCATAGCGTCACCTCTGCAAGTGCAGTCATGCACTGCGCTTTTTGGTGGCCATGCGCAGGGTCTCTTCGGAGGCGCCGGCTCCGATGCCCGGTCTACCAACCTTCGTATGGCCACCACCCAATTCGTTTGGTAGCGAGCAGGTGATGGCTCCTTTTCAAGTGCATCGGAGCTTCAACTATGTTCAAAGCAACTCCCAACCCGCCGGACACCGATCCGACTTCCTCACGCCAAAAAAGCCATTCCAAAAAACTCGACGAAGCCGCCGACCGCGCCCTCGACTTCTACCTCAAGCCCAAACCCACGCAAGCCGAAGCCGACCCCAGCCAACTGTTCACGGTGGTCAACGGCATCGACACCGAATCCCTGCTCGCCAACCTCAGCGAAACCCTGGCCTCGGCCAATGCCATGGTCAACGACCTGGCCTTCGACCTGGAAGGTTCCAGGCGGCACGTGGCCCTGGGCATCCAGCAGTTGATCGAACTGGGCGGATTATTGGCGAACCGGGCGCTGGATAACGTCGAGCCGCGCTAGCCGACTCACAAAATGAAACTGGCCTCTGGAGAACACCAGAGGCCTGTGGGAGCAAAGCTTGCTCGCGATGCAGACGCCTCGGTTCCTCAAGAGACCGCATCGCCTTCATCGCGGGCAAGCCTTGCTCCCACAACGGGTTTGGTTTGTGCCAGGCTCACTATTACCGCCCCGCCAACTCCATGATCATCCGCGACAACAGATAAATCCTCGGCACCACGCTCTCAACTTCCGCGTATTCCTCAGGCGTATGAATGTTGCCACCGACAATACCAAAGCCATCCAGCGTCGGTGTGCCGACGCCGGCTGAGAGGCTGGCATCCGCCGCGCCGCCGCTGCCCTCTTCAGTGAGTTTGCGCCCCAGTTCGCCATAGATGCCTTGGGCCATGGCCATCAAACGATCCGATTCCGCCGTTTGCGGCATCGGCGGCAGGCCGCGCTTGAGGCTGGTGGTGACTTCGGTGTCGGCGATCAGTTTGTCTTGCGACACGCGGGCCAGGTCTTTTTCGATGCGGTCGAACTCTTCCGGTACCGCCGCCCGCACGTCGGCCTTGGCGCTGGCTTGGTCGGGGATCACGTTGGTCCGGTCACCGGCCTTGAGCACGGTGAAGTTGATGGTGGTTTTCTTTTCCGCATCGCCCAGCTTGCCCAGTTGCAGGATCTGGTGCGCCGCTTCCATCGCCGCATTGCGCCCCAGTTCCGGCGCGACCCCGGCGTGGGACGCCTTGCCCTTGACCTCCACCAGCGCCGTGGCACTGCCCTTGCGCCAGACCACCAGGCCGTCCGCCGGGCGACCCGGTTCAAGGTTGAGGGTCACATCATGGGCCTTGGCGGTTTTCTTGATCAGGTCGGTGGCGACATCCGAGCCGGTTTCTTCGCTGGCGTCGAGCAGGAAAGTAATCTGCGCGTAATTCTTGAAGTCCAGGTTCTTGAGCACCTTCAACGCATAGATCCCAGCGACGATGCCACCCTTATCGTCCATCACTCCCGGGCCATAAGCCCGGCCGTCCTTGATATGGAAGGGGCGCTCGGCGGCCGAGCCTTCCTTGAACACCGTGTCCATGTGTGCCATCAGCAGGATCTTCGCCTTACCGGTGCCTTTGAGGGTCGCCAGGATGTGCTGGGTGCCGTCCGAGTTGGGCACCTTTTCAATGGTGGCGCCCAACTTCTGTAATTCTTCGATGGCAATGTCACCGACCTGGGTCAACCCCGGCACATACCCGGAGCCGGAGTCGATGTTCACCAGCCGTTCCAGCAGTTTCAGGGCCTCGCCTTTGTACTGTTCGGCGTCGCTCAGAACTTGTGGGTGGGGCTGCGCGAAAGCAACCGGGGCGAAGGCGCCGAGGGCCAGGCTCAGGCCGAGACTGACGGCCAGACGGGAGCGAAGAGCAGTAATCGTCATGATTCATCCTTGTTCCGTATCGGGAGAGTGCTCAGGCAACCCTACCCGACTATGGTCCAAGGCTCTAGGCCGCAGACGCCCGCCTAACCTCTCAAAGGGAAATGACCGATTCCTCCAACACCTGCCGATTCCGGTAACAAGTAACCCGATTGCGCCCGCCGGTCTTGGCCTCGTAAAGCGCCTGATCGGCGTCATTGAGCCAATGGGTGGCATCGCCATAGTCCGGGTTGAAGGCCGCCAAGCCAATGCTCAGGCTCACCTTCAGCGCCGGGTTCTGTTCGTAGCTGAGCGTCGCAAAGCGCTCGCGCAAACCGTCCATGGCCTGTACGGCGTTGTAAAGCGTCAGGTCCGGCAGAATCACACAGAACTCATCACCGCCATAACGCCCGGCCACATCGGCGGTGCGCAGGTTCTGCTTGAGCATCTTGCCGAGCTGGCGCAGCACGATGTCGCCAGCCACGTGGCCATAGGTGTCATTGATGGCTTTGAAATGATCGATGTCGATCAGCGCAATTGCGCCACGCGCTGCCCCGTCTTTTGGGTAGCGCAGGCAGCGCTGGAACTCCTCGTTGAGGCGGTCTTTCCAGGCACCGTGGTTGAGCAACCCGGTCAGGCTGTCGGTGCGACTCAGGGCCAGCAACTCGCGCTTTTGCCGGCCCAGGGCGTAGGCCTGGCGATAGCAGAACCAACCCAGCGCCATCGGGTACAGGCACAGCAGCGGCAAACAGGCGTAGAGCTGCGCCGGGCTGGTCATGGGCACGCGGGTCAGCGGGAAGATCATTTCGCCGACGACAATGCCCACCGCTTGAGCCATCGCCCCAATGAGCAGGAAACGCAGGCCGCCAATGGAGACGTTGTTCATCGCCATCATCGCCAACGTGACTGCCGCAGGCAGCGGATTGAACTGCATCGCCGCGACCCAGAAGCCGCCGAGCAACGCA includes:
- a CDS encoding substrate-binding domain-containing protein, which translates into the protein MRLRVVFFIGLWLPLAVWASGLPVPEHGPALRLQGSNTIGAALGPALVKGLMVEQGLLKVSAEITGRDNEQRIIGQTADGRRVEIDIAAHGSSTGFAALKQDSADLAASSRPIKDSELKELSSLGDLKSPTAEQVIAIDGLAIILHPQNPLRQLDTVQLARIFSGEAKTWEAVGSVGGPIHLYARDEQSGTYDTFKELVLSRQGKRLDPSARRFESSEQLSDAVSQDPQGIGFIGLPYVRQAKALAIVDGASQPMLPLNNLIATEDYPLSRRLFFYLPPQQTNPWAEALVEFTQSDQGQAIVAANGFIAQTVQAMAVTPNALMPEGYQALSRHAQRLSVNFRFEEGSANLDNKAHQDLGRVLDYIKQHGKLDRRVTLVGFGDAKDDPARADLLSKLRAMAVRRELVKYGVALREVRGFGALMPVAANSEDEGRVRNRRVEVWVY
- a CDS encoding diguanylate cyclase, coding for MQKTGRKGRTLARRLYISRILGLTLGLVLVSAALHPLEPAPWVWGFMLFNGLLWPHLSYWWARHCRAPYHAEHLNLLIDALLGGFWVAAMQFNPLPAAVTLAMMAMNNVSIGGLRFLLIGAMAQAVGIVVGEMIFPLTRVPMTSPAQLYACLPLLCLYPMALGWFCYRQAYALGRQKRELLALSRTDSLTGLLNHGAWKDRLNEEFQRCLRYPKDGAARGAIALIDIDHFKAINDTYGHVAGDIVLRQLGKMLKQNLRTADVAGRYGGDEFCVILPDLTLYNAVQAMDGLRERFATLSYEQNPALKVSLSIGLAAFNPDYGDATHWLNDADQALYEAKTGGRNRVTCYRNRQVLEESVISL
- a CDS encoding DUF6124 family protein, which codes for MFKATPNPPDTDPTSSRQKSHSKKLDEAADRALDFYLKPKPTQAEADPSQLFTVVNGIDTESLLANLSETLASANAMVNDLAFDLEGSRRHVALGIQQLIELGGLLANRALDNVEPR
- a CDS encoding M20/M25/M40 family metallo-hydrolase codes for the protein MTITALRSRLAVSLGLSLALGAFAPVAFAQPHPQVLSDAEQYKGEALKLLERLVNIDSGSGYVPGLTQVGDIAIEELQKLGATIEKVPNSDGTQHILATLKGTGKAKILLMAHMDTVFKEGSAAERPFHIKDGRAYGPGVMDDKGGIVAGIYALKVLKNLDFKNYAQITFLLDASEETGSDVATDLIKKTAKAHDVTLNLEPGRPADGLVVWRKGSATALVEVKGKASHAGVAPELGRNAAMEAAHQILQLGKLGDAEKKTTINFTVLKAGDRTNVIPDQASAKADVRAAVPEEFDRIEKDLARVSQDKLIADTEVTTSLKRGLPPMPQTAESDRLMAMAQGIYGELGRKLTEEGSGGAADASLSAGVGTPTLDGFGIVGGNIHTPEEYAEVESVVPRIYLLSRMIMELAGR
- the xthA gene encoding exodeoxyribonuclease III, which encodes MKIVSFNINGLRARPHQLAALIEKHQPDVIGLQETKVHDEQFPLAEVQALGYHVHYHGQKGHYGVALLSRQAPLSLYKGFEGDDEDAQRRFIWGTFADANGVPVTIMNGYFPQGESRDHPTKFPAKERFYSDLQQLLESRFSNDQPVVVMGDVNISPQDCDIGIGPDNMKRWLKTGKCSFLPEEREWMARLKNWGLVDSFRHLNPDVTDRFSWFDYRSRGFEDEPKRGLRIDLILTSHGLLPRVKDAGVDYELRGMEKPSDHAPIWLELS